CAGCAGCACATACTCGACTACGCCTGCGACTAGCTACCCAGCACCAGAAGTGATGGGTCTTCACCACGATTTGCCTCGCACGTCTTTCGAACAGACTCCTGCCTACACGACTGCTTCGTCCATGAGCAGTTTCGCGCCAGCCAGCTATGCGCCAATCAGCTACGCCCCCCTGCACCACCAGGATAGCCGCCGGATATCACATGCGTAAGAGCCCCAGCCACAAAACTTTTGCGCGTCTTGGAATTTGGAACTGTACTTACACTTTTCTCATTTATAGTGATCCCCGTGCCAGCCAATCACAGCCTTCTTCGGCTCCTACATTCGGTGACGCCCTTGACGCCAGTCGCGGAATGGTCGCACTCAGCCAGGACTTGACTCCCCGTAATATTTACGCTCCTCGCAACGGCCGGGGCTCTGGAGATTCATATGGATTCCCTTCCGCACActcttctggttcttcgatctcctccGGGGGCAGCTACCCATACTACAGCGCTTCAGTCGCATCCGTCGAGTCTTCTGTGACCGACTACAGCTCCACGACTTCCGAGTCCTACGAGAACGGACACCTGTCGCGGACTCTTCCTCGCCCATCGAACCTCCTGACTGGTAGCGCTCCCCCGGGACCCCAGTCCATGATGAGCCAGTTCAGTTCGAAAATGCCCTCCAACACTcagaagaagcacaagtGCAAGGTGTGCGACAAGCGCTTCACCCGCCCCTCATCTTTGCAGACCCACATGTACAGTCACACTGGTGAAAAGCGTAAGTTCTAAGAAACCTTGTTAGCACGGAAGCGATactaatattttttatatacaGCTTTCGCCTGTGATGTAGAGGGCTGCGGTCGACACTTTTCCGTTGTTTCCAACCTTCGTCGGCACAAGAAGGTTCACAAGGGCGAGAAGGAAGGCGCCTCGGGTGACGAAGAATAAACAAATCTCGTACTCGCTCGACCTTTTCTACTGCCCTTCCCTTGAGCCTTGTCCTCGCGCAAAGCAACGAAGAGTTTCCGATTGAGATGCTCAACGGACTGCGCTGCGCAACCttatattttctttcggAATGAGTTTTTCCCTTGTACAACAACTTCAATTTTCGtgacttctcttcttttatgtCTCCGCGACAACCGGAGAATTGATACcccttttcaattttcgCTTTTCATTTTATCATGGATCGGCAGGACACGGCACAAGGGCAACGGGAATTCGCAATGATGTCTCTTTATTCCCCACGTTATGACCATAGAGGTACTGGTTGTTTTCCGGATGGTGATTCtacttctttctctcgcttAGACTagggttttggttttttcttttcctttgacATGAATCTTCAGATACCAACTGGGTTGTGACATGTTTTGACTTCTTTTCTGCGTTTCCGAGGCATCGCTTGTTTGGGGTCCGGAAAATATACGCAGCAGGCaatcgttttcttttcttttctttgtccccttttcttttttagagcatttcttttctttgctttcaaGGGGTGATGCTATGACCAGTAGCTATTTGGCTCGGGTTTTTACATATCGGGTGAAATTGAACGTGAAGGAACTGATACCCGTTGCAATTGAGCGGAGCATATATGGAATGGAATGTTGGGGATtcttgtttggtttggatttCAGCATAGACACAATGTGTCATCTACGGTCGCTACTACTATACCATATTATTGTCTAATACAGATTCGATCTGAAACCAGGATTTTTTCACATCCCTATAAATTTTTGTtagatgtatgtacatttaGATACCACGAACAAAGTTCAAATCcaataaaaagagaaagaaacccGGGAAAGCATGATGATCCACATacttggtcttcttctgtaaAGCAAACCTACACGAGTCAGCATATCAACTGTAttgtactccggagtacggagtacaatgATTCATGTCAAGAATGCATGTCCGTTACAAGAAATGTCAGCCACCACTGATACTGAACTGTACAGTGGGATGCAAAAAGTTTGAAACTATCCATTTATTGCCTGATCTAACCGCCTTCCTAATTTTACTATTTTACACGGCAGAAACCTCGCAAAAACCATACCTGGGCCTGAATACTTAGTTTACAGGTTACCCAACTTAATAACCAGCACCTATCTCCTTCCTAGAAGCTATAAGTCGATGTGTAGATAGACGTGTGTAGGTTCAAATACTGAATTTGGTGGGTTAGTATATGGCGGTATGTAGGGCGGTCAAGCGGATGGTTTCAAACTTTTTGCATCCCACTGTAGTATGTCATGGACAGACTTcacatacggagtactgtacacACATCCTCCATAACAAACTAACTAGACCGGAAATGCTCACATACCCACGACTCAGTAAGCCTTTTAATCTTTGAAGTACGAATACGTACGGTGAATTTGTACTTCAGTTAGAGGTTCTGCTTCTGGTGGATATGTACACGTTTGTTTGGAATATTAGGATGTAGACTAGACTATAAAGAACGAATCGTGCTCGTGGAAGTTGGATTGTGTCCATCTATGTACATTCATAGTAATATTATTACTTTCCAGATGCcatatagatagatacatTGACACAACTAAACAGACATCCTCCAAACAAGCACACAAGCACATCATATCACCACGTCCATACAACAGCCACTCACACTCTCAAAGTTCACCAAAGGATAGAGATACCAAGAGAGcccaaaaatcaaaaacCAAGCAAACCCTCAACTCTTAAAAATCCCCTCCAACCTTGAGGGCAGGTATACACACCCCAAAggatataaagaaaaagggaaaaaaaagacatgCTCCTTGAGGGAGTCGAACCCTCGACTTCAGCTAGGCATGCGGAATCCGTACAACGGTGTTACCACATAAGAGCCACGCCATAACCACTAGGCCAAAGGAGCCGCATCTTACCCAGTGGCAAATCTTGTATGGCTTGTGTTTTcattgttttgcttttttagCTAGGTGAGGTGTGGTGGATTGAGTGGTTGTTTTACTTTGTTTTTTGGTTGTGTGTGTTTACTTTGGAGTTTGTGGTTGTGctttgttggggttggtttggtttggggtagggtgttttgggttgcGGGATATGGAGTCGTTTGGGGTATGGGTTTTTGGGGTTTGGGTCGTGTTGCTTTTATTAGGGTTGGTGTGTTAAGTTGTAGAGAGGGTgttgattttgattgatctgttggttgtggtgttgTGATGTCTTTACATTGTGTATCCTGGATCTATATGCCTTCGGCTTCATGCTTGATGAGCCTATGTAGTGGTTGTATGTTTGTTCTTGGATGGAATCGTTTTGAACCGCTCATACCAAGCAACAGATGCTTACTGCATCTCCATAGTCCGAGTAGCTGGGGCATCATCAGATGTATCCTCCGACGAGTCACCACTCTGACCATGCAGTCCCAAAACAGCCACCTCATGCTCCTCCGAAAGATGATGAGCACCAACAAAGAACCCAGCAACAAGACTCACCCCCGCAAAAGCGACATACTAACGACACTGTCAGCAAGCATCACccatgtggaagaagagaggaacAAACCATAATCCACGTAGTCCGCAACGAACCAAACACCGCCTGCCGGACCACCTCCCTCTGATCCGCCGGAAGCGTCCCGATCAGCTGTATATTAGCCGTGACATTCGCGCCACCAAACCGACTCGCGAGCTCACTACCCAGAGATTGCACGAGGTTAGGACCTTCCTTCACCATCTGGTTCTGGAACACGACTCCCCCGATAACCACCGAGATCGCTGTCGACATAGTGCGCACGAACCCTATTGTAGCGGTGGCTGTTGCGGTATTCTTGACGCCGACAATCGCCTGCAGAGCGAG
The sequence above is a segment of the Aspergillus oryzae RIB40 DNA, chromosome 3 genome. Coding sequences within it:
- a CDS encoding C2H2-type zinc finger protein (predicted protein), whose product is MVIENQNRQYGGMGFDSVYHHNTPQFTDPWTAAHTTSHSTPPVYATSMASNPILNHPKQEEVSRPSPLSMPYSSIPVSAPSMVTSSTYSTTPATSYPAPEVMGLHHDLPRTSFEQTPAYTTASSMSSFAPASYAPISYAPLHHQDSRRISHADPRASQSQPSSAPTFGDALDASRGMVALSQDLTPRNIYAPRNGRGSGDSYGFPSAHSSGSSISSGGSYPYYSASVASVESSVTDYSSTTSESYENGHLSRTLPRPSNLLTGSAPPGPQSMMSQFSSKMPSNTQKKHKCKVCDKRFTRPSSLQTHMYSHTGEKPFACDVEGCGRHFSVVSNLRRHKKVHKGEKEGASGDEE